Proteins from one Pyrococcus kukulkanii genomic window:
- a CDS encoding glycosyltransferase family 4 protein has protein sequence MKVLMVGPIEKAGGVSTHTKELTKALRKLGVEVEVYNISPEREYPHIISDIVKLYKRTIGLSFKLIKSHKDLDIVHIQASGPLGGFIPAISATFLKKFFKFPLIVTFHYSNTPLFAKKHKHILSSVLRGSDVFIVVSSRQKSAILKAVKKYDEKIIVVPNGYNPGRLPSIPKDEARKMLGLNPNDRVLLNVALLLEKKGQRYLIDAMDIIVNRYNRTDVRCFIVGKGPLRDKLQKQINRLGLQNHVKLLGFVPDDQLALWMNAADLFVLPSLSEGNPTVMFEALGVGLPFVGTAVGGVPEIITSKDYGLLCPPADPECLAEKILIALEKEWDREKIRKYAEQFTWEKIAKQTLEVYKKLLG, from the coding sequence ATGAAAGTTCTCATGGTTGGGCCCATTGAAAAGGCTGGAGGTGTCTCAACTCACACCAAAGAACTGACAAAAGCCCTCAGAAAGTTAGGGGTCGAAGTGGAAGTTTACAATATAAGCCCTGAGAGGGAGTATCCTCATATAATTTCTGATATTGTTAAACTGTACAAGAGAACTATTGGACTGTCCTTTAAACTTATTAAGTCACACAAGGATTTGGATATAGTTCACATTCAAGCCTCAGGCCCTCTTGGAGGATTCATCCCAGCAATTAGTGCTACTTTTTTAAAGAAGTTTTTCAAGTTTCCATTGATAGTTACTTTTCACTACTCTAACACTCCGTTGTTTGCCAAAAAACATAAACATATTTTGTCCTCTGTGCTTAGAGGTTCTGATGTATTTATAGTTGTGTCCTCACGCCAAAAATCCGCAATATTAAAAGCAGTTAAAAAATATGATGAGAAAATTATAGTTGTGCCCAATGGATACAATCCGGGAAGGTTACCCAGTATTCCTAAAGATGAAGCCAGAAAAATGCTTGGGTTAAATCCAAATGATAGGGTTTTGTTGAACGTTGCGCTACTTTTAGAGAAAAAAGGACAAAGATATCTTATTGACGCTATGGATATCATCGTCAACAGATACAACAGGACAGATGTTAGATGCTTTATAGTCGGAAAAGGACCTCTTAGAGACAAGTTACAAAAACAAATAAACAGACTTGGTCTTCAAAATCATGTTAAACTGTTAGGCTTTGTCCCAGATGACCAGCTTGCTCTCTGGATGAACGCCGCCGATCTCTTCGTCCTGCCGAGTTTGAGCGAGGGGAACCCCACGGTGATGTTCGAGGCTTTAGGCGTTGGTTTACCGTTCGTTGGGACTGCCGTTGGCGGTGTCCCCGAGATAATAACCTCCAAAGATTACGGTCTACTCTGCCCTCCAGCAGACCCTGAGTGCCTTGCGGAGAAAATTTTAATAGCCCTTGAAAAGGAGTGGGACAGGGAGAAGATAAGAAAGTACGCGGAACAGTTCACATGGGAGAAGATTGCAAAACAAACACTTGAAGTGTACAAAAAGTTGCTTGGGTGA
- a CDS encoding glycosyltransferase has product MAKQSNLNSVTLYLIKQKPFTEDFPAWPETMGVYNKYLPRLGYNIWWIAPSPEVQEPTIKKWENVNLYLIPFNASSLISELMSLIRFAIESFKFLSQQLKQKKNEKVILQVRDTIEGVVVAILLKKKYSNVPIVLNYSFLFYEGVADAFKEKRVGILRLLYWWFFYKILLYRLMRHFDLILPISREMKIKFARELGIPEDKQITLPLGFDPDVFYPPSKEKRRNLRKLLGFDENDVIILYPGSISRSRRVSRFVKALTPVLKKYKNLKLVLVGRGDEVEEIKKYAEDNNIANKNKIIITGWVSPKEIVKYYQISDIGISLIKPNQAHLVSSPCKLFEYLGTGLAVVANSEIPEQKRVVSGSKGGILVGWESIPTSLSGIVEHLMLSPKDRKKMGFFGYKHVLKNRSFKKHSERVNRAYRQLLEKGEDT; this is encoded by the coding sequence GTGGCAAAACAGTCAAATTTGAATAGTGTAACTCTCTATTTAATAAAACAAAAGCCATTTACAGAAGACTTTCCAGCATGGCCTGAAACAATGGGGGTATACAATAAGTATTTACCCAGGTTAGGATATAATATATGGTGGATTGCACCCTCCCCAGAGGTCCAGGAGCCCACAATAAAAAAATGGGAAAATGTAAACCTGTATTTGATACCCTTTAATGCATCTTCTCTGATATCAGAATTAATGAGTCTAATTAGATTTGCAATTGAAAGTTTTAAGTTTCTCTCGCAACAGCTTAAACAAAAAAAGAATGAAAAAGTAATTCTTCAAGTTAGAGACACAATAGAAGGCGTTGTCGTGGCAATACTTCTCAAAAAGAAGTATTCCAATGTTCCAATAGTCCTTAATTATTCATTCCTGTTCTATGAAGGGGTGGCAGACGCATTTAAGGAAAAACGCGTTGGAATCTTGAGGTTATTGTATTGGTGGTTTTTTTATAAGATACTCCTCTACCGTTTAATGCGACATTTTGATTTGATCTTACCAATAAGCCGGGAGATGAAAATAAAGTTCGCAAGAGAACTCGGGATCCCCGAGGATAAACAGATTACATTGCCTCTCGGGTTTGATCCGGACGTTTTTTATCCTCCATCAAAAGAGAAGAGGAGAAATCTACGCAAGCTGTTAGGATTCGATGAAAATGATGTTATTATCCTTTATCCCGGGAGCATAAGCAGGTCTCGCCGAGTCAGCAGATTCGTTAAAGCATTGACTCCTGTACTGAAAAAATACAAGAACTTAAAACTCGTATTGGTTGGAAGGGGGGATGAGGTAGAAGAGATAAAGAAATATGCCGAAGATAACAATATCGCAAACAAGAACAAGATAATAATTACTGGATGGGTGTCCCCTAAAGAAATTGTAAAATACTATCAAATTAGCGATATTGGGATTTCTCTCATAAAACCGAACCAAGCACATTTAGTCTCTTCGCCATGTAAACTCTTTGAGTACCTTGGAACTGGACTTGCAGTTGTTGCAAACTCTGAGATACCCGAGCAAAAACGGGTGGTATCTGGATCGAAAGGAGGTATATTAGTTGGATGGGAGTCAATACCGACTTCGCTGTCAGGTATAGTGGAGCACTTGATGTTGTCTCCGAAGGATAGAAAGAAAATGGGATTCTTTGGGTACAAGCACGTACTGAAGAATAGGTCATTTAAGAAGCATTCGGAAAGAGTGAACCGCGCATACAGACAACTACTTGAAAAGGGTGAAGACACATGA
- a CDS encoding cytidylyltransferase domain-containing protein: protein MDILAVIPARGGSKGIRRKNLRLLGGKPLIYYQIQNALQSKYITDVVITSDDEDILEYASNFPVYLRKRPPELALDNITLDPVIWDATIYMENMLNKQYDVVVTLQPTSPLLKPKTLDRAIEKFISENLDTLVPVIDATHLYWKEEGTKIVPDYKERLNRQWLPKKYKETGAFLITKREFITKDSRFGRNIGIFILDEIEGLDIDTPIDWLIAETFLRRLKILFVVNGNEKIGMGHIYRTLTLADRFIGHEVLFLTYESNEQAIKVIHDAGYQVIVTSKDNLIKRIAEIHPDIVINDILDTDFGYIKKLKELGVFVVNFEDLGEGADEAHLVFNALYEKTNPNPNHRFGYEYECLNEKFYLYSPIEFRDPPKTLFISFGGVDQNNLTCKVLQLVPEIFSETSIERVITVIGPGYSHKAELITLLNRLNTWKEHIEVHQNVKNMPRLMRRADIAITSNGRTIYELTAMGIPTISIAQNDRETLHLFARYHRGIKYLGIACTVNQEDILNTIKEIANDSYLRKRMYLAQIEASKVIRQGINRVINEILSEYWRWKNERDQAW from the coding sequence ATGGACATATTAGCCGTTATACCTGCCCGCGGGGGTTCCAAAGGCATACGAAGAAAAAATCTCCGCTTATTAGGAGGAAAACCATTGATTTATTATCAGATCCAGAATGCTTTACAGAGCAAGTACATAACGGATGTTGTGATAACCTCCGATGACGAAGATATACTGGAATACGCCTCAAATTTCCCAGTTTATCTCAGGAAGCGGCCTCCCGAATTAGCATTGGATAATATAACGTTAGATCCAGTAATTTGGGATGCTACAATTTATATGGAAAACATGCTAAACAAGCAGTATGACGTAGTTGTAACTCTTCAGCCTACATCCCCCCTGCTAAAGCCAAAGACATTAGATAGAGCTATTGAAAAATTCATTTCTGAAAATTTGGACACCTTAGTTCCCGTGATAGATGCTACTCATTTATACTGGAAAGAAGAGGGCACCAAAATTGTCCCAGATTACAAAGAGAGATTAAACCGACAATGGCTTCCTAAAAAATACAAAGAGACGGGAGCATTTTTAATAACAAAACGAGAATTCATAACAAAGGATTCCAGATTTGGTAGAAATATTGGAATTTTTATTTTGGACGAGATTGAAGGTTTAGACATAGACACACCTATAGACTGGCTTATTGCTGAAACATTCCTGCGTAGGTTAAAAATCCTGTTTGTGGTTAACGGAAATGAAAAAATTGGTATGGGGCACATTTATAGAACGTTAACTCTTGCGGACAGATTTATTGGTCACGAGGTTCTTTTCTTAACTTATGAAAGCAATGAGCAGGCAATAAAAGTGATACACGATGCAGGGTATCAGGTTATTGTCACCTCGAAGGATAATCTCATTAAAAGAATTGCAGAGATACATCCCGATATTGTAATAAACGATATCCTTGATACAGATTTTGGGTATATCAAAAAGTTAAAGGAGCTTGGAGTTTTTGTAGTCAATTTTGAGGATCTTGGTGAAGGTGCCGATGAGGCACATTTAGTCTTTAATGCTTTATATGAAAAAACTAATCCAAACCCCAATCACAGATTTGGTTATGAGTACGAATGTTTAAACGAGAAATTCTACTTATATTCCCCGATAGAATTTAGGGATCCCCCAAAAACATTATTCATAAGTTTTGGAGGTGTGGATCAAAATAATTTAACATGCAAAGTTTTGCAGCTTGTACCGGAAATTTTCTCAGAGACATCAATAGAAAGAGTGATCACGGTAATAGGGCCAGGGTACTCCCATAAGGCGGAACTAATAACATTATTAAATAGGTTAAATACCTGGAAGGAGCATATTGAAGTACATCAAAATGTCAAAAACATGCCTAGATTAATGAGAAGAGCAGACATTGCAATAACGTCTAATGGCCGGACTATCTATGAACTAACAGCTATGGGGATTCCCACAATCAGCATTGCTCAGAATGATAGAGAAACTTTACATTTGTTTGCTCGATATCATAGAGGAATTAAATACCTCGGAATTGCTTGCACAGTAAATCAAGAAGATATATTAAACACTATTAAAGAAATCGCTAATGACTCATACTTAAGAAAAAGAATGTACTTGGCACAAATTGAGGCCTCTAAAGTTATAAGACAGGGGATTAACAGAGTTATCAACGAAATACTCTCCGAGTATTGGAGGTGGAAGAATGAGAGAGATCAAGCTTGGTAA
- a CDS encoding glycosyltransferase family 2 protein, protein MRTLIIIPAYNEELTIGSVVTLAKKYGDVLVVDDGSIDRTSDIAKKAGAITLRHEANKGKGQALKTGFRYALENNYDAVVCLDADGQHDPDEIPLLLKPILNGEADMVIGSRYLNGAHKNIPLYRRLGLWVLNKTTALASGAKITDSQSGFRALNRKALENLELSADGYHVESEMIHKLSEKGLRIVEVPINVRYDVPNRHKKHPVTHGVSVLTNIVSMIGYKRPLLLFGVLSLISFIIAGILGYLGLKPYYNGGRVYLTQTIGAGIFTIIGIQLFIAGLTLNALAKIVKGG, encoded by the coding sequence ATGAGGACATTAATAATAATTCCCGCTTACAATGAGGAATTAACTATTGGATCAGTTGTTACCTTGGCTAAGAAGTATGGTGATGTTCTCGTAGTTGATGATGGATCAATCGATAGGACTTCTGACATCGCTAAAAAAGCTGGGGCCATCACCCTTAGGCACGAGGCTAATAAGGGGAAGGGCCAGGCCCTAAAGACGGGTTTCAGATATGCGTTGGAGAATAATTATGATGCCGTTGTTTGTTTGGATGCCGACGGTCAGCACGACCCCGACGAGATCCCCCTACTTCTAAAACCCATCCTGAACGGTGAGGCCGACATGGTCATAGGATCGAGGTACTTAAACGGTGCCCACAAGAACATCCCCCTGTACAGGAGGCTGGGGCTCTGGGTTCTTAACAAGACAACGGCCCTCGCATCTGGGGCTAAAATCACCGATTCGCAGAGCGGGTTTAGGGCCCTGAACAGGAAAGCCCTAGAGAACTTGGAGCTGAGTGCCGATGGGTACCATGTCGAGAGCGAGATGATCCATAAGCTGTCCGAGAAGGGCCTGAGGATCGTGGAGGTTCCAATAAACGTCCGCTATGACGTTCCAAACAGGCACAAAAAGCATCCAGTAACCCATGGAGTTAGCGTGCTGACGAATATCGTTAGCATGATTGGGTACAAGAGACCCCTTTTACTGTTTGGGGTCTTGAGCCTGATATCCTTTATCATAGCTGGGATCTTGGGGTATTTAGGGCTGAAACCCTATTACAACGGTGGGAGGGTTTACTTAACCCAGACTATAGGGGCGGGGATATTTACTATAATCGGGATCCAACTTTTTATCGCGGGATTGACGTTGAATGCACTTGCAAAGATAGTGAAAGGTGGTTAG
- a CDS encoding N-acetylneuraminate synthase family protein gives MREIKLGKRVIKRNEFDLPYIIAEAGVNHEGDIERAKQMIEEVARAGGDSIKFQVYKAETLASKYSPAYWDTTKEPTKSQYELFKKYDKFWKNEFEELADYAKAYKIDFLATPFDIESADFLEPLVPAYKIASADITNKPFLKYIAKKGKPIILSTGASTISEIWRAIEWIKEEGNDQIILLHCVLNYPTKYENANLGAIKKMRELFPDYIIGYSDHTLPEHVDEVLITAWLLGAQVIEKHYTWNKSLPGNDHYHAMDYHDLKRVIEKMKFIKRIIGKFEKHYLPSEEVSRKYARRSLVAKRHIPKGKVIEEEDITWKRPGTGIPPWMIDHVIGGIALDDIEEDEVLTFNKIQFKK, from the coding sequence ATGAGAGAGATCAAGCTTGGTAAAAGAGTTATCAAGAGAAACGAATTCGACTTGCCCTATATCATTGCAGAAGCTGGCGTAAACCATGAGGGAGACATCGAAAGAGCAAAACAAATGATTGAAGAGGTTGCCAGAGCCGGAGGAGATTCAATAAAGTTCCAAGTTTACAAAGCAGAAACCCTAGCATCAAAATACTCTCCAGCGTACTGGGATACAACAAAAGAGCCAACGAAGTCCCAATACGAGCTGTTCAAGAAGTATGACAAATTCTGGAAGAATGAGTTTGAGGAGCTAGCAGATTACGCCAAAGCATACAAAATTGACTTCCTCGCTACTCCCTTTGATATAGAGAGTGCTGACTTCTTAGAACCTCTGGTTCCGGCTTATAAGATAGCTTCTGCCGACATAACTAACAAACCATTCTTAAAGTACATCGCCAAGAAAGGAAAGCCGATTATACTTTCAACTGGTGCTTCAACGATTTCTGAAATTTGGAGAGCCATTGAATGGATCAAAGAAGAAGGAAACGATCAAATAATTCTTTTACATTGTGTTCTAAACTACCCAACAAAGTACGAAAATGCCAACCTTGGAGCCATTAAAAAAATGAGAGAATTATTTCCGGATTATATTATCGGTTACTCAGATCATACACTTCCGGAGCATGTTGATGAGGTTTTGATAACAGCATGGCTTTTAGGTGCTCAAGTTATTGAGAAACATTATACATGGAACAAGAGTTTGCCTGGAAATGACCACTATCATGCAATGGACTATCACGACTTAAAGAGAGTTATTGAAAAAATGAAGTTCATTAAGAGAATTATTGGAAAATTTGAAAAGCATTATCTACCAAGTGAAGAAGTCTCAAGAAAATATGCAAGAAGAAGCTTAGTTGCTAAAAGACACATTCCTAAGGGAAAGGTCATTGAGGAAGAGGATATTACGTGGAAAAGACCAGGAACAGGAATTCCACCATGGATGATTGACCATGTAATAGGAGGAATAGCCTTAGATGACATTGAAGAGGATGAGGTATTGACATTTAACAAGATCCAGTTTAAAAAGTAG
- a CDS encoding oligosaccharide flippase family protein, protein MNSERTLFIKHLGLLGLTNVVNTLIGIMLIPIFTKGRPLEDYGTWVQINVSLTLIPGLTCLGLPYTLVRYIAGEKDKSKTREAVYSIFFVVLAVNAVLAPLFAYLIIKYFGNNELRLVPIFAILLFIQAISAVGWNYLRALQKIRKYSILMILQNLLTGAGVGYAIVNGYGIYGALLALFAVRFLMLVILLYEIVSDLGVYMPRFTYMKEFLRFGLPTIPGNLSAWIVSSSDRYLIGYYLGVKYVGYYNPAYSLGSLLNFIIGPLGFLLPATLSKLYEEGKTDEVRLYLGYILKYYLIIAIPAVFGLSILAKPILTIFSTQEIAEKSYLVVPFVALGILFWGLYTLFVQIIVLLKQTENIGKIWMFSAFLNFVGNIILIPKLGIIGAAITTLISYVTSFWYIWRISCQLWSSNLFENLKISILKVLFATAVMSAVCICCSLTLELETSLFQIFFTGSMGLLSYVTMLFLLRVLTRQDIEIVKRYFR, encoded by the coding sequence GTGAACTCAGAAAGGACACTATTTATTAAACACTTGGGTCTCTTGGGACTAACAAATGTCGTAAACACATTAATTGGAATCATGCTAATTCCCATATTTACAAAAGGGAGACCTTTAGAGGACTATGGGACATGGGTTCAGATAAATGTTTCGTTAACGCTGATACCTGGGTTAACGTGTTTAGGTTTGCCGTATACGCTAGTCAGATACATCGCCGGAGAAAAAGACAAGAGTAAAACTAGAGAAGCTGTGTATTCCATATTCTTTGTTGTCCTTGCAGTCAATGCTGTTTTAGCGCCATTATTTGCTTATTTAATAATAAAATATTTTGGTAATAATGAACTAAGGCTAGTGCCCATATTTGCTATCCTACTGTTTATTCAAGCCATTAGTGCGGTCGGATGGAATTATCTAAGGGCTCTTCAAAAAATAAGAAAATATTCCATCTTGATGATACTACAAAACTTGTTGACGGGAGCTGGGGTGGGATATGCCATCGTAAATGGTTATGGCATTTATGGCGCGTTGTTGGCTCTCTTTGCTGTTAGGTTCCTGATGCTTGTTATCTTACTTTATGAAATTGTCTCTGATCTGGGGGTTTACATGCCGAGATTTACTTATATGAAAGAATTCCTAAGGTTTGGACTGCCGACGATTCCTGGTAATCTCTCAGCTTGGATTGTATCCTCAAGTGATAGATATTTGATAGGTTATTATTTAGGAGTTAAATACGTTGGATACTACAACCCGGCCTATTCATTGGGAAGCTTGCTGAACTTCATAATCGGGCCGTTGGGATTTCTTTTACCCGCAACTCTCTCAAAATTATATGAGGAAGGAAAAACTGATGAGGTTAGGCTTTATTTAGGGTATATCTTGAAATACTACTTAATAATTGCCATTCCCGCCGTGTTTGGTCTTTCAATCCTTGCCAAACCAATACTTACAATATTCTCAACCCAAGAAATAGCTGAAAAGTCTTATTTGGTTGTTCCTTTTGTTGCTCTTGGAATTTTGTTCTGGGGATTATACACATTATTCGTGCAAATAATAGTGTTACTAAAACAAACTGAAAATATTGGGAAAATTTGGATGTTCTCAGCATTCCTTAATTTTGTTGGTAATATTATTTTGATCCCGAAACTAGGTATAATTGGGGCTGCAATAACTACCTTAATTTCATATGTTACTAGCTTTTGGTATATTTGGAGAATCTCATGTCAGTTATGGAGCAGTAATCTGTTCGAAAATCTCAAAATATCCATTTTGAAGGTTCTTTTTGCTACAGCTGTAATGAGTGCTGTTTGTATATGTTGTAGTTTGACATTAGAGTTGGAGACCTCTCTATTCCAGATATTCTTTACTGGTAGTATGGGCCTCTTGTCCTATGTGACTATGTTATTCCTATTACGCGTGCTTACTAGACAAGATATAGAAATAGTAAAGAGATATTTTAGATAA
- a CDS encoding nucleotide sugar dehydrogenase: MKISVLGLGYIGLPTALLFAASGHEVIGVDVNEEKVKMLNSGQLPFQEPGLKELFEKARSNFRASTKVEESDVFLIAVPTPLDEHTKAADLKYVKSAAEMIWPHLQKGNLVILESTVPPRTTERILVPILEKSGLRAGTDFYVAHCPERAIPGRTLYEMVHNDRIIGGITRKSAELAKKLYSSFVKGNIYLTDATTAEFVKLIENTYRDVNIALVNELAKIAEEYEINIWEAIELANRHPRVNLHKPGPGVGGHCIAIDPWFVIQDSSNGKMIALARHINDTMPNYVLRKIQEMLKDVKYPTITVLGVAYKGNVDDARETPALRFIKLAENAGFKVKVHDPFVKEFDYPLLSLEEAVKDSDCLVVITDHDVFKFLDPESIGKLMRRRYVFDARNILDHERWHKAGFIVKVLGNGKENL; the protein is encoded by the coding sequence ATGAAGATCTCCGTCCTCGGTCTAGGATACATAGGTCTACCAACTGCACTCCTGTTTGCGGCAAGTGGGCATGAAGTAATAGGAGTCGACGTTAACGAAGAAAAAGTCAAAATGCTTAACTCTGGTCAGTTACCATTTCAAGAGCCTGGGCTTAAGGAACTCTTTGAAAAAGCTCGAAGCAACTTTAGGGCAAGCACCAAAGTTGAAGAGTCCGATGTCTTTTTGATCGCCGTTCCAACTCCTCTAGATGAACACACTAAGGCAGCCGATCTCAAATACGTCAAATCAGCTGCAGAAATGATATGGCCCCACCTTCAGAAGGGTAATCTGGTCATCCTTGAATCAACTGTTCCCCCCAGAACAACTGAACGGATTCTTGTTCCAATATTAGAAAAAAGTGGGCTAAGGGCAGGCACCGATTTCTATGTTGCCCACTGTCCGGAACGTGCCATTCCTGGGAGAACTCTCTATGAGATGGTTCACAATGATAGGATAATAGGAGGTATAACCCGCAAATCCGCGGAGCTTGCTAAAAAGCTCTACTCTTCGTTCGTTAAGGGCAACATTTACTTGACAGACGCTACTACTGCAGAGTTCGTAAAGTTAATCGAGAATACCTATCGAGATGTCAATATCGCCCTAGTCAACGAACTCGCCAAGATTGCAGAAGAGTATGAAATTAACATCTGGGAGGCCATTGAGCTTGCTAATAGGCATCCGAGGGTCAACCTTCACAAGCCTGGCCCTGGCGTGGGTGGGCACTGCATAGCAATTGACCCATGGTTCGTTATCCAAGACTCATCCAATGGAAAAATGATAGCACTTGCTAGGCACATAAACGATACGATGCCCAACTATGTCCTTCGTAAGATTCAAGAAATGCTGAAAGATGTAAAGTATCCGACGATTACGGTTCTTGGGGTTGCATACAAGGGGAACGTCGATGATGCTAGAGAAACGCCTGCACTGAGGTTCATTAAGCTTGCGGAGAACGCTGGGTTCAAGGTTAAAGTTCATGACCCATTCGTTAAGGAGTTTGATTATCCCCTCCTAAGCCTTGAGGAGGCCGTTAAGGACAGCGATTGTCTGGTTGTCATCACCGACCACGATGTTTTTAAATTCCTTGACCCAGAGAGCATAGGAAAACTCATGAGACGCAGATACGTGTTTGACGCCCGCAATATCCTTGATCACGAGAGATGGCACAAGGCAGGCTTTATAGTAAAGGTGCTCGGAAATGGTAAGGAAAACCTATGA
- a CDS encoding DUF354 domain-containing protein, with translation MVRKTYDIWADISNTPQVHVIAALIRELRGYSIYVTGFNRGETSQLIRMYGLDGEVFGSDRYNPLMKSLSFAGRTFRLLYKAPRAKLLLSFENAMPLPAGKLRGMKIVLMLDNDLKFIGKKPLFQRIESRIKKLADVVLVPEAAGETFRSYFGDKIITYPGYKEHIYIADFTPDPSFIEKSGIPFKEYVVLRPESLTSLYVLHGESLVPELLKLFERESINVVYLPRNEEERRLANGFSNVYIPPKALDGLNLIYHSKATLTGSGTMAREAAVMGVPAVSFFPGQRLLAVDRDLVERGKMLHSREPGEIVEYVIENWNKKWKREFERAKQVKEQVINLIIAVIGD, from the coding sequence ATGGTAAGGAAAACCTATGATATCTGGGCAGACATTTCAAACACACCTCAAGTCCACGTAATCGCTGCGCTGATCAGAGAGCTTAGGGGATACTCCATTTACGTGACCGGTTTTAATAGAGGTGAAACTTCACAATTGATACGGATGTACGGGCTCGATGGTGAAGTTTTTGGTTCAGACAGATATAACCCGCTTATGAAGTCCTTATCATTCGCGGGAAGGACATTTAGGCTACTTTACAAAGCGCCCAGGGCAAAACTCCTCCTGAGCTTTGAAAACGCCATGCCACTCCCTGCAGGAAAGTTAAGAGGAATGAAGATTGTTCTGATGCTGGACAATGATCTTAAGTTCATTGGAAAGAAGCCTCTCTTTCAGAGAATCGAGTCAAGAATAAAGAAGCTGGCTGACGTCGTTCTCGTTCCAGAAGCCGCAGGGGAGACCTTCAGGAGTTATTTCGGAGATAAGATCATTACCTATCCGGGCTACAAGGAGCACATATACATAGCGGACTTCACTCCAGACCCCAGCTTTATCGAGAAAAGTGGCATCCCCTTTAAGGAATACGTAGTGTTAAGGCCTGAATCGTTGACATCCCTCTATGTCCTCCACGGGGAATCCCTAGTGCCTGAGTTACTCAAACTTTTTGAAAGAGAGAGCATAAACGTCGTGTACCTGCCCAGAAATGAAGAGGAGAGAAGGCTAGCAAACGGTTTCAGCAACGTTTACATCCCCCCAAAAGCGCTCGATGGGTTGAATTTGATTTACCATTCAAAGGCAACCCTTACAGGCTCGGGAACAATGGCGAGGGAGGCGGCAGTAATGGGTGTGCCCGCGGTGTCATTCTTCCCGGGTCAGAGGTTGCTCGCCGTGGATAGGGATTTAGTTGAGAGGGGAAAGATGCTCCACTCAAGAGAGCCGGGAGAGATTGTGGAGTACGTTATCGAGAATTGGAATAAAAAATGGAAAAGAGAGTTTGAAAGAGCAAAACAGGTTAAGGAACAGGTAATTAATCTGATAATAGCTGTAATTGGGGATTGA